One genomic region from Aliarcobacter cryaerophilus ATCC 43158 encodes:
- a CDS encoding hemagglutinin repeat-containing protein, producing the protein MIKNLYKPIIIIFLLSNTLVFGNLINGFHYSNKSNTSNSNQTSNASNIVAKNIIINTDEKLSTNTNVIGSNVIADENLYVNTNNLNVKASQDMFTSSNDSKSLNGSISYTMYGGGGGTAGLGFGKSDSSNDSFVNNNSNLQSNNMYVNVKNDAIFQGANLKANDTLNLNVGNNLVLESLRDESSSSHKGFNVNVGGGSSSVNGGFSMSNGVSQSKQTVLSSIIGDKVNVNVGNNTHLKGSLLASGNYDENGNFIDNNNLNFTTNTLTFGNLSNSNYSSNKSLGASANFNLGSKNDKNQDVQKGISSVGYNASNSLSVNASKTLATLGQGNINIKDKENSDDLERLNTDTSKINKELYSSSTGTSVDATLDTRLLTVEGREQIKQEYEEMGKNMAIIGKTLPNAESDNPIEATAGEVWNALTKYLTLGIIPSNENNGGILGNIPIWFGVDDNLHKLQGDTNSKDVYLNGILNSEPDAMQGGKNIIGEDKTYVNPYNPTRGILGDLIEAGVDKWGDSIGIQTGISKQVQEYLNNNTDLNVYMHSQAHLIAKQGALSSKDNNHTYKSYGAPMSDKDISVIFKTKANKNDGDYVANPINIFDSSTWNKPGHGTENYGASKEAKEKGVK; encoded by the coding sequence TTGATTAAAAATCTATATAAACCAATAATCATAATATTTTTATTATCAAATACTTTGGTATTTGGTAATTTAATAAATGGGTTTCATTATTCTAACAAATCAAATACCTCAAACTCAAACCAAACCTCAAATGCTTCAAATATAGTAGCAAAAAATATCATTATAAATACAGATGAGAAATTAAGTACAAATACAAATGTAATAGGCTCAAATGTGATAGCAGATGAAAATCTGTATGTAAATACAAATAACTTAAATGTAAAAGCTTCACAAGATATGTTTACTTCTTCAAATGATAGTAAAAGTTTAAATGGAAGTATCTCTTATACAATGTATGGTGGAGGTGGAGGAACTGCTGGATTAGGATTTGGAAAAAGTGACTCTTCAAATGATAGCTTTGTAAATAATAACTCAAACCTACAATCAAATAATATGTATGTAAATGTAAAAAATGATGCAATATTCCAAGGAGCAAATCTAAAAGCAAATGATACATTAAACCTAAATGTAGGAAATAACCTAGTATTAGAATCTTTAAGAGATGAATCCTCAAGTAGCCATAAAGGGTTTAATGTAAATGTAGGTGGAGGCTCAAGTTCTGTAAATGGTGGATTCTCTATGAGTAATGGAGTAAGTCAAAGTAAACAAACAGTCCTAAGCTCAATAATAGGTGATAAAGTAAATGTAAATGTAGGAAATAATACACACCTAAAAGGTTCACTTCTTGCAAGTGGGAATTATGATGAGAATGGAAACTTTATAGATAATAATAACCTAAACTTTACTACAAATACATTGACATTTGGAAACTTATCAAACTCAAATTACTCATCTAATAAATCTTTAGGAGCAAGTGCAAACTTTAATCTAGGTAGTAAAAATGATAAAAACCAAGATGTGCAAAAAGGAATTTCAAGTGTAGGATATAATGCTTCAAATTCTCTAAGTGTAAATGCAAGTAAAACCCTAGCAACATTGGGACAAGGGAATATTAATATAAAAGATAAAGAGAACTCAGACGATTTAGAGAGATTAAATACTGATACAAGTAAAATAAATAAAGAGTTGTATTCAAGCTCAACAGGAACATCTGTAGATGCAACATTGGATACAAGATTACTTACTGTTGAAGGTAGAGAGCAGATAAAACAAGAGTATGAAGAAATGGGTAAAAATATGGCTATTATTGGAAAAACATTACCAAATGCAGAGAGCGATAATCCTATAGAAGCAACAGCTGGTGAAGTTTGGAATGCTTTAACAAAATATCTAACTCTAGGAATAATTCCTTCAAATGAAAATAATGGTGGGATTTTAGGGAATATACCTATTTGGTTTGGTGTAGATGATAATTTACATAAATTACAAGGAGATACAAATAGTAAAGATGTATATCTAAATGGAATACTTAACTCTGAACCTGATGCAATGCAAGGTGGAAAAAATATAATAGGAGAAGATAAAACATATGTAAACCCTTATAATCCTACAAGAGGAATATTAGGAGATTTAATAGAAGCAGGAGTTGATAAATGGGGAGATAGTATAGGAATACAAACTGGAATTAGTAAGCAAGTGCAAGAGTATCTAAATAATAATACAGATTTAAATGTATATATGCATTCACAAGCTCATCTTATAGCAAAACAAGGAGCTTTAAGTTCTAAAGATAATAACCATACATATAAAAGTTATGGAGCTCCAATGAGTGATAAGGATATAAGTGTAATTTTTAAAACTAAAGCCAATAAAAATGATGGAGACTATGTAGCAAATCCAATAAATATATTTGATTCTAGTACTTGGAATAAGCCAGGTCATGGAACAGAGAACTATGGTGCTTCAAAAGAAGCCAAAGAAAAAGGAGTTAAATAA